The Panulirus ornatus isolate Po-2019 chromosome 55, ASM3632096v1, whole genome shotgun sequence genome has a segment encoding these proteins:
- the LOC139765455 gene encoding uncharacterized protein yields the protein MISTVVLCVLAVVTSAARLPSTSYGAPGRGSGAFGGSSGSGPGASSGLGFGGSSGGGFGGSTGGGFGTSTGGGFGGSTGGGFGGSAGGGFGGSAGGGFGGVGSGSSVAGSYRPSGPVIPILKDEREGPDQFGNYYFEFETGNGISRNEQGAPQGETGAVASQGGWSFTFPDGTPALFNFVADEDGYRVESDLLPTPHPLPAHAIAQIEKARQEDAAAAARGGRGSYGGASGAGSGAGFSGSGAGGFGGSGAGGSGASGAGGFSGSGAGGFSGSSAGGFGGSGSGSFGGSGAGGFGASGAGGFGGSTAASFSRPVARVPSRSYGAPTVVLCVLAVVTSAARLPSTSYGAPGRGSGAFGGSSGSGPGASSGLGFGGSSGGGFGGSTGGGFGTSTGGGFGGSTGGGFGGSAGGGFGGSAGGGFGGVGSGSSVAGSYRPSGPVIPILKDEREGPDQFGNYYFEFETGNGISRNEQGAPQGETGAVASQGGWSFTFPDGTPALFNFVADEDGYRVESDLLPTPPPLPAHAIAQIEKARQEDAAGGGRGSYGGASGAGSGAGFSGSGAGGFGGSGAGGFGGSGAGGFGGSGSGSFGGSGSGGFGGAGAGRFGGSTAASFSRPVARVPSRSYGAP from the exons ATGATCTCG ACAGTTGTCCTGTGTGTCTTGGCGGTTGTCACATCGGCCGCCAGGCTTCCATCTACTTCATATGGAGCGCCTGGCAGAGGCAGTGGAGCTTTTGGGGGTTCGTCTGGCTCAGGTCCCGGGGCTTCATCTGGACTAGGCTTTGGGGGCTCAAGTGGAGGAGGCTTTGGTGGATCAACTGGAGGAGGTTTCGGGACTTCAACTGGAGGAGGCTTTGGGGGCTCAACTGGAGGAGGCTTTGGtggatcagcaggaggaggttttGGGGGTTCAGCAGGTGGAGGTTTCGGAGGTGTTGGCAGTGGGAGCTCTGTTGCTGGATCCTACAGACCTTCAGGTCCTGTCATTCCCATCCTGAAGGATGAGCGTGAGGGACCTGATCAGTTCGGCAACTACTACTTCGAGTTTGAAACTGGTAACGGCATCAGTCGCAACGAGCAAGGCGCCCCTCAGGGAGAGACAGGAGCTGTGGCATCCCAGGGAGGATGGTC ATTTACTTTCCCTGATGGGACTCCTGCTCTTTTCAACTTCGTAGCTGACGAAGATGGATATCGGGTGGAGTCTGACTTGTTGCCCACTCCCCATCCTCTGCCAGCCCATGCTATCGCTCAGATCGAGAAGGCTCGTCAAGAGgacgctgctgcagctgctagaGGTGGACGTGGGTCATATGGTGGTGCCTCTGGTGCTGGATCAGGGGCAGGCTTCAGCGGTTCAGGGGCTGGAGGCTTTGGCGGTTCTGGTGCCGGAGGCTCTGGtgcttcaggtgctggaggcttcagtggttcaggtgctggaggcttcagtGGTTCAAGTGCTGGCGGGTTTGGTGGTTCAGGTTCTGGaagcttcggtggttcaggtgccgGAGGCTTTGGTGCTTCAGGTGCTGGAGGATTCGGTGGTTCGACAGCGGCAAGCTTCTCCAGGCCTGTTGCCAGAGTTCCCAGCAGGAGCTATGGCGCTCCC ACAGTTGTCCTGTGTGTCTTGGCGGTTGTCACATCGGCCGCCAGGCTTCCATCTACTTCATATGGAGCGCCTGGCAGAGGCAGTGGAGCTTTTGGGGGTTCGTCTGGCTCAGGTCCCGGGGCTTCATCTGGACTAGGCTTTGGGGGCTCAAGTGGAGGAGGCTTTGGTGGATCAACTGGAGGAGGTTTCGGGACTTCAACTGGAGGAGGCTTTGGGGGCTCAACTGGAGGAGGCTTTGGtggatcagcaggaggaggttttGGGGGTTCAGCAGGTGGAGGTTTCGGAGGTGTTGGCAGTGGGAGCTCTGTTGCTGGATCCTACAGACCTTCAGGTCCTGTCATTCCCATCCTGAAGGATGAACGTGAGGGACCTGATCAGTTTGGCAACTACTACTTTGAGTTTGAAACTGGTAACGGCATCAGTCGCAATGAGCAAGGCGCCCCTCAGGGAGAGACAGGAGCTGTGGCATCTCAGGGAGGATGGTC ATTTACTTTCCCTGATGGGACTCCTGCTCTTTTCAACTTCGTAGCTGACGAAGATGGATATCGGGTGGAGTCTGACTTGTTgcccactcctccccctctcccagcccATGCTATCGCCCAGATCGAGAAGGCTCGTCAGGAGGACGCTGCTGGAGGTGGACGTGGGTCATATGGTGGTGCCTCTGGTGCTGGATCAGGGGCAGGCTTCAGCGGTTCAGgagctggaggcttcggtggttcaggtgctggaggcttcggtggctCAGGTGCTGgcggcttcggtggttcaggttctggaagcttcggtggttcaggttcCGGAGGCTTTGGTGGTGCAGGTGCTGGAAGATTCGGTGGTTCGACAGCGGCAAGCTTCTCCAGGCCTGTTGCCAGAGTTCCCAGCAGGAGCTATGGCGCTCCCTGA
- the LOC139765637 gene encoding uncharacterized protein → MISTVVLCVLAVVTSADRLPSTSYGAPGRGSGAFGGSSGSGSGFSSGLGFGGSSGGGFGGSTGGGFGTSTGGGFGGSSGGGFGGSAGGGFGGSAGGGFGGVGSGSSVAGSYRPSGPVIPILKDEREGPDQFGNYYFEFETGDGISRNEQGAPQGETGAVASQGGWSFTFPDGTPALFNFVADEDGYRVESDLLPTPHPLPAHAIAQIEKARQEDAAAAAGGGRGSYGGASGAGSGAGFSGSGAGGFGGSGAGGFGGSGAGGFGGSGAGGFGGSGSGSFGGSGSGGFGASGAGGFGGSTAASFSRPVARVPSRSYGAP, encoded by the exons ATGATCTCG ACAGTTGTCCTGTGTGTCTTGGCGGTTGTGACATCGGCCGACAGACTCCCATCTACTTCTTATGGAGCGCCTGGCAGAGGCAGTGGAGCTTTTGGGGGTTCGTCTGGCTCAGGCTCTGGGTTTTCGTCTGGACTAGGCTTTGGGGGTTCAAGTGGAGGAGGCTTTGGTGGATCAACTGGAGGAGGTTTCGGGACTTCAACTGGTGGAGGCTTTGGGGGCTCAAGTGGAGGAGGGTTTGGtggatcagcaggaggaggttttGGGGGTTCAGCAGGTGGAGGTTTCGGAGGTGTTGGCAGTGGGAGCTCTGTTGCTGGATCCTACAGACCTTCAGGTCCTGTCATTCCCATCCTGAAGGATGAGCGTGAGGGACCTGATCAGTTTGGCAACTACTACTTCGAGTTTGAGACTGGTGATGGCATCAGTCGCAATGAGCAAGGCGCCCCTCAGGGAGAGACAGGAGCTGTGGCATCCCAGGGAGGATGGTC ATTTACTTTCCCTGATGGGACTCCTGCTCTTTTCAACTTCGTAGCCGACGAAGATGGATATCGGGTGGAGTCTGATTTGTTGCCCACTCCCCATCCTCTGCCAGCCCATGCTATCGCCCAGATCGAGAAGGCTCGTCAGGAGGACgctgcagcagctgctggagGTGGACGTGGATCATATGGTGGTGCCTCTGGTGCTGGGTCAGGTGCAGGCTTCAgcggttcaggtgctggaggcttcggtggttcaggtgctggaggcttcggtggttcaggtgctggaggcttcggtggctcaggtgctggaggcttcggcgGCTCAGGTTCTGGaagcttcggtggttcaggttcCGGAGGCTTTGGTGCTTCAGGTGCTGGAGGATTCGGTGGTTCGACAGCGGCAAGCTTCTCCAGGCCTGTTGCCAGAGTTCCCAGCAGGAGCTATGGCGCTCCCTGA
- the LOC139765636 gene encoding uncharacterized protein, translating into MNMILTVVLCVLAVVTSAAKLPSTSYGAPGRGSGAFGGSSGSGPGASSGLGFGGSSGGGFGGSTGGGSGASTGGGFGGSSGGGFGGSAGGGFGGSTSGGFGGAGSGSSAAGSYRPSGPVIPILKDEREGPDQFGNYYFEFETGDGISRNEQGAPQGETGAVASQGGWSFTFPDGSPGVFSFVADEGGYQVESDLLPTPHPLPAHAIAQIEKARQEDAAAAAGGGRGSYGGASGAGSGAGFSGSGAGGFGGSGAGGFSGSGAGGFSGSGAGGFGGQGAGGFGGSGAGGSGASGTGGFSGSGGGSFSGPAPRVPSRSYGAP; encoded by the exons ATGAATATGATCTTG ACAGTTGTACTGTGTGTCTTGGCGGTTGTCACATCGGCCGCCAAGCTTCCATCTACTTCATATGGAGCGCCTGGCAGAGGCAGTGGAGCTTTTGGGGGTTCGTCTGGCTCAGGTCCCGGGGCTTCATCTGGACTAGGCTTTGGGGGTTCAAGTGGAGGAGGCTTTGGTGGATCAACTGGAGGAGGTTCTGGGGCTTCAACTGGTGGAGGCTTTGGGGGCTCAAGTGGAGGAGGTTTTGGtggatcagcaggaggaggttttGGGGGTTCAACAAGTGGAGGTTTCGGAGGTGCTGGCAGTGGGAGCTCTGCTGCTGGATCATACAGACCTTCAGGTCCTGTCATTCCCATCCTGAAGGATGAACGTGAGGGACCTGATCAGTTTGGTAACTACTACTTCGAGTTTGAGACTGGTGATGGCATCAGTCGCAATGAGCAAGGCGCCCCTCAGGGTGAGACAGGAGCTGTGGCATCCCAGGGAGGATGGTC ATTTACGTTCCCTGATGGAAGTCCAGGTGTCTTCAGTTTCGTAGCCGACGAGGGTGGCTATCAGGTGGAGTCTGACCTGTTGCccactccccatcctctcccaGCCCATGCTATCGCCCAGATCGAGAAGGCTCGTCAGGAGGACgctgcagcagctgctggagGTGGACGTGGATCATATGGTGGTGCCTCTGGTGCCGGGTCAGGTGCAGGCTTCAGCGGTTCAGGGGCTGGAGGCTTTGGTGGTTCTGGTGCCGGAGGATTCAGCGGTTCAGGTGCCGGAGGCTTCAGTGGATCAGGTGCTGGAGGTTTTggtggccaaggcgctggaggcttcggtggttcaggtgccgGAGGCTCTGGTGCTTCCGGCACTGGAGGATTCAGTGGTTCGGGAGGAGGAAGCTTCTCCGGACCAGCTCCCAGAGTTCCCAGTAGGAGCTATGGCGCTCCCTGA